The sequence CAAGCAGGTGTCGACTATCTCATTGCAAACTTTCTCAAGGTCATCAGTGACTTCAAGTCTGGATCTTACAAAGTCACAGAGCTCTTCATTTCCCATAACATCCCAGATACCATCACAAGCCAGTATGATAAACTGATCATCTTCTTCTGATCTCTCAATTTCATAAACTTCAGGCTCAGGTGAGACAAGTTGCTCTGTAGGGCCTTTCCCATGGACACATTTGTAATCGAAGTCCCCAAGAGCTCTAGACACAGCAAGAGAGCCATTCACACGTTGAATCATTACAGAACCACCTGCATTCTGTATACGCTCTTTCTCCAGTGGATTACTTGGTTTGTGATCTTGTGTGAAGAAGTGAACCTTCCTGTTTCTACAAAGTAAACCTCTTGAGTCTCCACAGTTGATGAAGTAAGTGTGTTGAGGAGAAATCATGACACCCACCGCTGTTGACCCGCTTCTATCTGCGCCATGTTTCTTCTCAGAGATTACTCTCATATGTTCATCAATTTGCAGAAAACCTGTTCTGATTCCACTCTTTACACTTTCCACAGAGGGTGGTCCATCGGACCCTTTAAAATCCTGGTTGCTTGTGATGTGATCTAATAAATGCTCACAGCAGTATTTGGCAACCTGGGATCCAGCATGCCCATCATATACCGCAAAAAATGACCATCCATCAAGTCCATTTGGCAAACCAATAACAGCTGTATGTGCATCCTCCATCTCAACTCGCCAACCTTGCATACTACTTAGCCCATAACGTAGCCCATTACCCTGCCCTTGGGCATTATGCTTCTCCATCTTTGGCTTGTCTAAAAATGCTCCCATGATGACTTGTTCCTTCAGTTCTAAGGAAAAAAGAATATTATTGTTAAGCTATTTCTACAAAACAAGTAACCATTTAAACATGTTACTAGAAACTATTAAATATAGAAAATGTTACTTAAATAATATTAAGGTAAGACACAAATGAAGATGGGAAATTAAAATTGATGGCTGACTTTTGGTCCTTATTTTACATAATAATGAGTTAACTAAAACGTCAGCCTTAACTCTGAACTaccttgttttgcttttgttgattTAAGTAAGGACTTCACTACTAATTGAGTGTACTCTGTatgtttttgtaaatatttaagcTGTAACCATCCATGAAGAAGGGTTTACACTAGTTTCGTGTCTGTGGTTTTCATCAAAACACTTGTAGTGAAAATAAGTACAACAAAAACCACCATTCAAACTATTTTAACTAGAATAGACATCTTAGAGTTTTGGTTAGTTTTTACAGCAACTAACTTCTCAGATGTCTATTTTATGGCCCAGATGTGTTTAAAACTTCAAACTTTGTGTGCTTATACCTCAAGGAGGAAAACTACCTTTAACATGTTTGTAGAAATCTGTTTGGAAATAAATTTACAAGTATTAGAAATTCACATTTCATATATGCAGCaagcaaattttattttaatattttctttattcaCTCTTATGTGGGCGCAGAGAACCAAGCATATATTTGTGCCCCAAAACCCCTATTATGCTTTTAAATAGTGTAAATCAACTGGTCTATCTTGACTGCTCTGTACTCTCACACCCTAGCCATTCATTTTGCCCTTTTAATCCCTACCAGTTTAACTACGTAGTCATTAAATCACCCAAATCATCTCAAATTTTACATTCTCAGAAGTTTTGCACCATTTGGAGTGTGCAACCTGTCGTGATGCAACACAAGATAAAGAAAAAGCTGGAAAAGTCCTATTCCACCTGATGATTGATAGGCCAAGCATAAAATTGACTAGGAAAGAGTCCCCAACTTCAGTGTCCCCTGCAAACAAggcagctatgctgacagaacATTTCACTTATATGTGGTGTTTTTCAAGGGGGTAAACATGCATATAAAGGAACTGATCCACACTGTCCTAAGGATGACAGCAACACTTTATTCCAGCAGAACATTAAATATCTTTAAGGAACAAATTAATCCTGGTAGCTTTCCAGATAATTTctattcccacccccactctactCTTTTGGAAGCGAAATGTGCATACTCTAGTGCACACAGCCCAagaggaaaaagggataaacagtgaagtggcaaattttgcagatgatacaaaattgctcaagataagTCCAAAAcaaactgtgaagagttacaaagggatctcacaaaactgggtgtctgggcaacaaaacaggagatgaaattcagtgttgataaatgcaaagtaatgcacataatccaaactatacatacaaaatagaaacgggatctaaattagctgttatcactcaagaaagatcttgaagtcattgtgggtagttctctgaaaatgtccactcaatgtgcaatagCCCCTTCTCATCCATACCACAAGCAATCTGCTCATAGGTGTCAAAGCTCCTacagctggatcagagctgtgactgcacagcctcctctccccacagacccaacagaTCCAGCAACTCCAGTGCACTTCATGCGGGACTGCGTTTGATGCAGAAAGCAAGCATTGTCAGCTAGGAAGATGCAAGGTGAGCTGTCTACatcgagcaaacaggaagtggaaatttcaaaaattcctggggctttaagGGGTGTATGACTGTGTACCTGCAGCAGAGTAGAAATTGCTTACCAGTAGTCACGATGGGCATCGTGGGACACATCCTGGAGGCTACTTAGGGCAACATAAGCAAGCGCACAGTCTATACTGACATTGTGTTGCTCTAACTGTTTcaaaaagctctatgccacttgtgaggtggttttattatgtcggcaTAGCAGGCGAATTAAATCAGCAGCAGGAGTATTATTGAGTGTACACCTCTCCAGTTTTGTTGTCAAAAACTGACTTatcaacaaaactgtgtagtgtagacaaggcctctggATATGCATTTGTAAAGATATACCGTACATTTATTTGGAGCTGCAGTGGCCAAAGTGCACGTTTGTTCTACATTATTTAATATAAGAAATATAGCTAAAATTATATTACCACAATATTCTGGATTtgaacaaattaattaaaaaaatattcccgCAACTGTAGCTAAGGCATGCATACTGTATATACTGTTATCTAAGTCTTAAAAGCATATACAAAATATTACACATATGAAAAGGGTCATGCCACAATTGCTAGAGTATACCATCTTGACAATGCATTTCTCTCTCCAGCTATatcatcccactgaaatcatatACTGACCTAAACCCCACTCATTTATACAGTCTTACAATAATTCAAAAATGGAATTATTTCCTAGAAAACTACAGCTCATTTATTCCACTATAACATTCCTTGAATGTTTTGGAATGAACTTCAATAGTATAAAAAGTATTAACAATGGAATTTAATTCAATAATTTCAAGTTTTAATTCAGGACTTGAAAATGTGAGTATAAAAATAAGAATTTGGCAGAGCAATTTCATGTTTTGTAAAGTATTTCTTACCCCTTGCTACTGTCTAAACCATTTGCACAAAAAGAGAAAGTGAATATACAGAGAATACAGTAAAACTGGCTATACACAAAGTGCTTGTCAATGCAAACTACACATACTAGATTTTTTCCCTCTAATCTTTAAATTACAAGGGTTTTAGGAGTTAACTTTTAacagaaatagaaacaaaatattcagAGGTGTGCTTTTTAAGTTAGTGTTTcccttttcattaatttttttgtatACATTTTTGAAAGGACGTCTTTGACTACGAGACCTTTTATTAAAACAGACTGACCATATACAACTTTAGCAATCCTCAATGGAAAACTGTTCAGTTAATTTTTGGAGTAATCACCAATATGAGGGTAGGTCAAAGCTCCTGCTATCTTGTCTAGACTAGAATTTAAAGGCGAGATGTTTGCATGtgttaattaatatatttttaaaatctaatgtaGCAGTGAATATAATCAGACCGGAGGATTAGCACAATGTGGTTGTGGAACTCATCCTACGAAATTTAGTTATTCAGAGCCTACAGCAGGGGTgtgcaaactacagcccgcgggaccgtcctgcccggcccctgagctcctggcccaggaggctcgcCTCCCCCCCCgacctgcagcctcagctcaacCGCTCTgccaccagcgcaatgctctgggcggcagggctgtgagctcctggtaCAGCACATCTGCAGAGCCTGACCTGACCCAGTCTCTGAGCTGTGTGGTGGCGGCAGCGGTGTGGcatggctccagccgggcggcacagcTGAGgcgccaccagtgctccaggcagcacagagcaggggggttggatagagggcaggggagtttggggtggtggtcaggggtgtggataggggtcggggtcccagggaggcagtcaggaaggagggggtgttggatggggtagcagggggcagtcaggtgacagggagaaggggtggttggatggggcaggggtccgagCGGGGCTGTCACaaatgagaggagaggttggatggggcggcgggggtctGGGGACGGTCAGGTGACAGGGAACAGGGAGAGTTGGATAGGGCAGGAGGACAAATAGAaagtgggggccgggccatgacACCctcccctacccagccctccatacaattttcaaaacccaatgcggccctcaggccaaaaagtttgcctgcccctggccTACAGCATAAAGCTCTCTGAAGAGAACATTAGATGAAGGCATATGTGGTTTATCATGTTTTTGTGAAAGTATGATTAATAACAATAATGTCACTCTACATAAAATTTTAGTCAACAGGGAAGTTCTTCACTTCTGCTCCAAGCTGGGctttaaaaatatagatttgcATCTAGGACACTTTCACTTAGGAGCAAGGTGCTAAGCCTTCAGTTTCtgcagaatttcagctttcatttaaaaaaattaatttctgcaaataaaTTTCTTGCAAAAATAGCTTTAGATTCAGCCAAAGCACTGTCTTTCTGAGCCTGCAAAAAAAGCTACAGTGCCTCTGCCATCATTCCTAGTTTCCCCACACAGTGCAGTAGGCTGAAATATACAGGACTCTGGTCAGTATGACTACTGCTACTCAGAACCTTTTAGGAAAAAAGTAAAACAACAAATCATGTTAGTTTCATTTGATTGATTTAGGATGTCTTATGAATAGCAACAAAGGCAGACTAGCTACTTATGGAGAGCTAGCAGAGAAGATGACAACAATCCAAAAAGCAGAGATCATAAAAAAAGATCATAAGGCTTTCTTTGGGGGAGGTGTTGGGGTGCTAAGAAAGAAAACTGCAATTTTCTCACAAGAATATTGTCCACACTTTGCTGTTTCCACCACCCCATATCATTTCCCAGCATATCCCACTAATCATTCAAATATCAGTCTCTAGCCAGTAAGTTCCTGGTACATCTTTCACTCATTCATAGAGTTCTAAGGGCTTACCTTAACATAgaacaagggtaggcaacctttcagaagtggtgtgtcgagtgCCGAGTgccatttattcactttaatttaaggttttgcgtgccggtaatacattttaatgtttttttagaagAGGTTTCTCTctatgtgtatattatataactaaactattgttgtattattgtatgtaaagtaaacaaggttttcaaaatgtttaagaagcttcatttaaaattaaattaaaattttgatcttatgccgccagcctgctcagcccgctggttggggcgtgggggggttcagggcagagggctgggtgttgggtgGGACTCGAGGTCAGAacagaaggctggggtgggggggttcagggcagaggcctgggtgtgtggggggggacttggggtcagggcagagggctggggtgtggggaggttcagggcacaagactgggtgtggggggggttcagggaagagggctggggtgcgtgtggaggtgcagggcagaaggctgggtgttgggggcaactcaaggtcagggcagagaggtgtgggggggtgcagggcagagggatgggtgtgtgttggggtgtgggggtgcagggcagagggctggggtgctcggctcgtgggggtgctcccagccccctgccctgagcggctcatggcagggggctgggagggatatgacctgttccatccccttccccaagtcccgtcactacctctctctgcctgctctacggagcagccAGCACTCtgcgctcagctctgctcctctgggaggaggaggggccggaatgcaccacgttgtgcaaagaagcgggggaggagggaagtttggctgccgcaggaccaagtttctgcctcctgcccccacaggggagagcagtgagcgggggggctgagtggggcggggggctgggaactcctcccctccccccccgctctcccctgcgggagcaggaagcagaagcttggtcctgcggcagccaaacttccctctcccccttcttcccacagcgtggtgcattccggcccctccgcccctcctcctcctttcagtGGGCAACAGCGTGCCACTCAATCGGCAAGCatgctgtaggttgccgacccctgacatagaagttgcactggtttaactaaattggtatAAAATTACACCTTTAATTAGACTGGTACAACTTTCTATGTAGATCAAATAGCCTAAGTGAGATCACAAGTCCTTTATGCCACAACATAGCTGTGACAGAAGTCGGAGCCAGAagagacggttactcaccttgtgcagtaacggaggttctttgagatgtgtctccCCGCGGATGCTACACTTCAGGTGTCTGTGCCTCCTGGCACTGATCAGAGATTTATGGCAGCAGTGTCCACACAAGTCAGGCATGCACAGTAGGCATCTCGCGGTGCCGTTGGTGCCACATCTAGCGCGCACATGACCCGAGCCCTCCAggtccttctctactgcagactCCTAGTGGTGAACTCCGaaatagaggggaggagggcgggtAGTGGAGCACATACAGGGACACGCATCTAGAAGAACCTCAGTTATTGcacaaggtaagtaaccttctCTTTTTCGAGTGCTGTCTCTGTGGGTACTCCACATCAGGTTCATTTGCATTGTAGAGGTAAGTACGGTTAGGCCAACTATGGTGTCAGCCGCGGCGTCTTGAGTGATTGCATAGTGCTCAGTGAATGTGTGGACAGAGGCCCAAGTGGCCGCCCTACAAATCTCTAATATTGGAAAATTGTTGAGGAATGCTATCGAGATAGAAACAGATCACGTGGAATGTGCTCTGATATGCGTAGGAGGGTCAGTATTCCGAATACAATAGCACTGTTGAATGCATGTGGAGATCCATTTAGACAATCTCTGAGTGGGTATTGCGCAGCCTTTCGAATGCTTGGTAATAGAAACAAAAAGTCTAGGAGATTTCCCGAAAGGTTTTACTTGGAAAGGACCAAACGCTAACGTCCACCTAACGTCCAAAGTATGCAAAACTGATTCCGTTGGAGTGCCGTAAGGCCAGGGATAGAACATGGGAAGATGGACTGGTTGGTTCATATCATAGGCTGATGTTATCTTCGGTAGGAATTTTGGGTGTGGACGTAGCATGACCTTGTCTTTGAAGAATATTGTGTAGGGAGCATTGGCCATGAGCGCCCCAAACTCACTCATCCGTCTGGCAGAAGTTACGGAAACCAGAAATTCCACTTTCATGGATAAATACAGCAGGGAACAGGTGGCTAAGGGTTCAAATAGTGGTGTGGTGAGGCATTTCAacaccagattgaggtcccaggctggggtgggttGGCAAACTTCTGGGTAAATGTTCTGGAGACCTGGGAGGAAGCATTTATTTGGGTGCGCAAAGATTGAGTTCCCATCAATCTCGTGATCGAATGCAGTAATGGCTGCAAGACAGACTTTGATCGAGCTCATTGCTAAACCAAAGCATTTCAGCTCCAGAAGGTATTCCAACACTACTAGTAGTGGTGCTGTGGAAGCAGTCAAGTGTTTTTCTTGACAATGGGAGGAGAATCTCTTTCATTTTTGAAGGTAAGTATTATGCGTGGTCACTTTCTTGCTGTTTAGTTACACGTTTAACTTGTTCTGAGCAGGCTAGTTTGCCATTATGGAACCATGCAGGAGCCACGCTTGTAGGTGGAGTTTCTCCAGATTCCGGTGAAGAGTGCTACCATTGTTCTGAGACAGTATGTCCGGACAACAAGGGAGAGCTCAAGGGGCGCATATCACCATGCACATCAGGTAAGGGTACCATGCTTGTATGGGCCATGTCGGAACTATGAGGATAACTTTGGCTTTGTCTGTTCGTATCTTGTATATCACACATGACATCATTGGAATCGGTGGAAAAGTGTACATGAATTGTGCATCCCATGTGATGAGCAAGGCGTCCCCCAGTGACCGGGTTCCCATCCCCACTCTCAAGCAGAACATTTGCGGTTTATTATGGATGCGAACAAGTCGATGAGGGGAGTGCCCCACGGCAGAAAATGGAGAGCAAGACTCTCCCATTCCTTTCCCTTTCATGGTCTTGAGAGAAGTACCTACTTAGTGTGTTCACCATCACATTCTGAcagctgggaaggaaggaggcCAAAATGTTTATGCTGTGATGTATGCACCAGTGCCAGAATTTCATGGCTTCGGAACACTGAGTTAGATCGAGCGCCCCCTCCCGGCTTCGGAACACTGAGTTAGATcgagcgccccctcccccccgcccccatgtccATTGATTTAAAACACGTGGGCAATGTTACCGGTCATCATGTGAATTAATTTGTTCTTTATGTGAGGTCCGAAGTGTCTGCAGACATTGTGGACTCGCGTGTAGCTCTAATAGATTGATATGTAGCTGAGTCTCCACAAGAGACCATTTGCCTTGAACCGTGTGCTGATGTATGTGGGCGCCCCAGCCGATCAGTAAGGCGTCTGTCATTACTACTGATGGGGGTTCATGTTCGGACGGGATGCCCATGCATACATTTTCTGGTCTTGTCCACCAGTGTAGAGAGTCCAGGACACGGGGTGGTACTGGAAGTCGTTTGTGAAGGCTGTGCTTGTTGGATATGTAAACCGAGCTCAACCAGCCCGGTAGGCAGCACATATGTAGTCTTGTGTGTCGTACTACAAACGTTGTGGCTGTCATGTATCCTAGCAGTTGCAGGACAGTTCGAGCCAGTATTTGGGAGCTGACGCTTACCTCTGAGATAAGGTTTGTCAGAGTTGTGAATCTGTTCAGGGGTATTGATGCCTTGGCTTCTATAGCATTGAGATGTGCCCCGATGAAGTCCAGTTGTTGGACAGGGATTAGAGCGgattttcattcatttatttgtaGTCCTAGATCCCTGAATAGTGTGATCGTTTGTACTAAGTCCAGTGCTTCTTGTTGAGTTGGGCCTTTGAGAAGGCAATCATCCAGGTAAGGGAAAATCGTTATTCCCTGTTTGCGTAGATGTGCCGCTATCACCGCTAGGGTTTTGGAGAAAACAGTTGGTGCAGTGGATAGGCCGAATGGTAGTACTCTGTATTGGAAGTATTCATGTCCTACTGTGAAACGCAGGAATTTCCTGTGAGCAGGGTGTATGGtaatatgaaaataagcatcttgTAGGTCAAGGACTGCAAACCAGTCCCCCTTTTCTAGTGCTGGAAGTATCATGCCCAGTGTCACCATTTTGAACTTTTGAGTGCGTATGAACTAGTTGAGTTTCATGAGATCAAAGACAGgtctccatccctcctccttcttCTGGGTCAAGTAGCGGGAGTAGAACCTCTTACCCCTGTATTGCAAAAGTACTCATTCCACGGCATCAAGTTGTAGAAGATGATCGACTTCTTGTCATAACAGGCACTCATGAGaagtgtccctgaagagggacattggggggggagggttagtagGTGGTCGGGAGGTAAAGGGGATGGTATATCCCGATTGTATGATCTCTAACATCCATTGGTCCACTGTTATTGAAGCTCAGATGTGGTGGAATGGGTGAAGGCGATGTCCAAAGAATAGGGACAGATTGGGTGAAGCACTGCCTGGTGAGGGAAGTCATCCAGACACTCAACCAAAATTTCAGAACTGTGGCTTGGGCAGAGCCAATTGAGAAGTCGACAGTTGAGCGTGAGATGGTCTCTGTCGCTGTTACCGTTGGTGATGTTTTTGGTTCTCATATTCCACTGTTGTTGCTGTCGGTTGGAAGAGGAATCCATGTTCTTCTGATAAGGCTGGTTTAATCTTCTCTTCGCAAGGGGAGTGTAGATCCCCGAAGTGCAAAGTGTGGCTCGAGAATCCTTCATTAAGTGGAGCACCTCGTGTCTCGTCGAAAATAGCTTCTCTTGGTCTAAAGGTAGGTCCTTAATCTTGGTTTGCAGTTCTTTATGTATGCCAGAGGATTGTAACCAGGATGCCCAGTGCATAACCATGACCATGATTCTGGCTCCCGTGTCCGTGACGTCCAAAGACACTTGGAGGGCTGTTTTAGCTATGAGTTGACCCTCGTTTACAATGGCCTGGAATTGTAATGGTCTCTCCTCAGGGAATTGCACTGTCAACAAGTTGAGTTTCTCATAATTATCATAATCATGTTTGGCCAACAAAGCTGAATAGTTGGTGACTCGGAATTGTAATGTCACCAAGGAGTGAATTTTTCATCCAAAGAGGTTGAGCCTCTTGTGTTGTCTTGTGGGGTTGATCGAAACTGTAGTTGTTTGTCACGTTGGTTAGCGGCGGCGATCACCAAAAAGAGTTGAGAGGCGGGTGCGAGAAGAGAAAGTCCACCCCTTTGGCGGGGATGTAATACTTTCTATCGGCCCTTTTGCATGTCAGCGGAATTGAGGCTGGTGTCTGTCAGACTGTCTCAGCTGGTTCCAAGATCGCATCATTGATGGGCAGGGCAATTTTGGAAGTAGATGCAAGTTATAAGATTTGTACCAGCTTGTACTGGTTTATCTGCACTTCCTCCAATGGGATGCCCTGGCTTTGGCGACCTGGAACTGTTTGAAGTCATCCGCCAAGGTAGGTGACAGTGGCATGATTGCCTCATCCGGGGAGGAGGAAGTATTGCGAGCAGGAGATGTCGCTTCCTGATCAGTGGCTGTTTCTGTGTCATCCCCAACGTCCTGAGCTTCCGTTGGCTGCAGGGTGGAAGACATGGGATTAGACCTCAGCTCACCTCTATGAGCCATGGGTGGCCTGGTGTGGGGTCCCCGATAAATTGCCCAGGGTTCCCAATATGCCCATTGCATTGGGAAGGCCATCGGCGGATACATCGACGGTGGAGCGTATCACAGTTGAGCTGGCTGGTTATAAGGGTATTTGGGACCTATCTGGCTCCAGGGTGGTCGCTGGTCTTTCAGTGATGAGTGGTGCAGCAAGAAAATGATGATGTGCAGGAACCATGCACTATCACTGGATAAGTGTACTGTGCCATGAGAAGTATGGGAATCTCCTCTATAACTTACAGGAGAGCCCTCAGTACCAAGTAGTGGGGACTGCAGTGCCATTGACACAGCCAAGCCACACTGTTGCAGTAAATTCTGTGTCAGTTTGGATGTCGGTGCCGTCAAGATGTGGTGTTGATTTAGTCAGCGTGGTCAGTGCCAACTTGGTTTTCTCAGCTGATGCCAGTGCCAGGGTGGAGGTACGGTGCTTGAGGAGATGCTCAGTACCGGGTCCCTTACGGGTGAATTCAGTGCCTTGGAGGAGGCGTGTTGCCATCTGTGCCTCGACTATCTCCTTCACTCAGGACTCGGCGGTGCCAGAGGTGCCTGGAGTATATAGGTGCTCACCCGAGCATGTGTTGGCATCAAGGGTAGCGACCTGCAGGAGACAGCCTATGTTtctgtggtgctttctgtgccctcTTCCTCCATCTTTTAGAGGAAGGCAGGTCTCCTGTCTCTACATGTCGGGTGCCCAGAGAGAAGGTCCATTGGTCTGGCTCTGGTTGGAGAGATTTTTCCATCAGTATCATTTTCAAGTGGAGATCTCAGTCACGCCGGGCTCTCGCTTTCAGATTACTGCAATGGGTGCACTTATGCAGGATATGCATCTCCCTAAGACACTGGACACACACAGAGTGTCTGTCAGAAACGGGCATTACTTTGCAACAAGAGTTGCATCACTTAAAGCCTGGGGAACCAGGCATCTCTGACAGTTAACCAACCCCGGTGCGGGGAGAGTAAACTGGAAAAGTAAACTCTCCCACCTCCCCCTAAAATGATCACTAACACTAACTAAAACTAATTAGAACttttaaaagattaaatatttaaactacaattttttttaaaaggtttggcAAGAGTAACAAGCGCTGCCCCAAGCTCTGTCTGCAGCAGAGGAcggctgagaaggaactggagggtttGGGCTGTGCGTGCGCTAGACGTGACACCAATGGCACTGCGATATGCCTACGCGCATGTGTGACTTGTGCGGACACTGCCACCATAAATCGCCAATCGATGGCACCAGGACGCACAGATACCTGCTACAGGGatagcactcaaagaagaatttaaATCTCTTTGCAATAtgctttattgaaaaaaaaattcctacacAGGatagattgatttaaatcaaaataatgtatataattcattttaatcatgatt is a genomic window of Malaclemys terrapin pileata isolate rMalTer1 chromosome 4, rMalTer1.hap1, whole genome shotgun sequence containing:
- the PPM1A gene encoding protein phosphatase 1A translates to MGAFLDKPKMEKHNAQGQGNGLRYGLSSMQGWRVEMEDAHTAVIGLPNGLDGWSFFAVYDGHAGSQVAKYCCEHLLDHITSNQDFKGSDGPPSVESVKSGIRTGFLQIDEHMRVISEKKHGADRSGSTAVGVMISPQHTYFINCGDSRGLLCRNRKVHFFTQDHKPSNPLEKERIQNAGGSVMIQRVNGSLAVSRALGDFDYKCVHGKGPTEQLVSPEPEVYEIERSEEDDQFIILACDGIWDVMGNEELCDFVRSRLEVTDDLEKVCNEIVDTCLYKGSRDNMSVILICFPNAPKVLPEAVKREAELDKYLESRVEEIIKKQGEGVPDLVHVMRTLATESIPNLPPGGELASKRSVIEAVYNRLNPYRNDDADSASTDDMW